A part of Pirellulales bacterium genomic DNA contains:
- the flhF gene encoding flagellar biosynthesis protein FlhF yields MDVKTYRARTMQEALNLVRRELGPNAAVLQTRDVRTGGLFRLLPGMRRVEVTASADVTVPSRMPSRTREADFNDAAGLDLSSAPRPDSQEYRRKFRDELQGQLTDLHSMVEDLCRRSQSSPPRDLPRSLFHLFTDLIEADVSEELARELIERIRGESPGDDLADEVLAKARIARMVEDEIQVTGPIRAEPGRRRLVALVGPTGVGKTTTIAKLAANFRLKEKRKVGLITVDTYRIAAVEQLRTYADIIDLPMAVVSTPREMRDAVARMRDLELILMDTAGRSPRDEVKIQELKSMLSEAAADEVHLVLSSTAGAASLVRTAGQFAAVGATTLVLTKLDEVNGLGNLLPLLRSCKLPLSYVTDGQNVPDDIEPADRRKLARMVLGMEV; encoded by the coding sequence ATGGATGTAAAAACCTATCGCGCCCGGACGATGCAGGAAGCGCTCAATCTGGTGCGCCGCGAACTCGGACCGAATGCGGCCGTTTTGCAGACGCGCGACGTGCGGACCGGCGGATTGTTTCGCCTGTTGCCCGGCATGAGGCGCGTCGAAGTGACCGCGTCGGCCGATGTCACCGTTCCCAGCCGAATGCCGTCGCGCACTCGGGAAGCTGACTTCAACGATGCGGCCGGGCTGGACCTTTCCTCGGCGCCGCGGCCAGATTCGCAGGAATATCGCCGCAAGTTCCGCGACGAACTGCAAGGGCAGTTGACCGATCTGCACTCGATGGTCGAGGACCTTTGCCGCCGATCGCAAAGTTCGCCGCCGCGCGATCTGCCGCGATCGCTGTTCCACTTGTTCACCGATCTCATCGAGGCGGACGTCAGTGAGGAGCTGGCCCGCGAGCTGATCGAACGCATTCGCGGCGAATCGCCGGGGGACGATCTGGCCGACGAGGTGCTCGCCAAGGCCCGCATCGCTCGGATGGTCGAAGACGAGATTCAGGTCACGGGACCCATTCGCGCCGAGCCGGGGCGGCGGCGGCTCGTCGCGCTCGTCGGTCCGACCGGGGTCGGCAAGACCACCACGATCGCCAAGCTGGCCGCCAATTTCCGCCTGAAAGAAAAGCGGAAAGTCGGGTTGATTACGGTCGACACGTATCGCATCGCGGCCGTCGAGCAGCTTCGCACCTATGCCGACATCATCGATCTGCCGATGGCCGTCGTCTCGACGCCGCGCGAGATGCGCGACGCAGTGGCCCGGATGAGGGATCTGGAATTGATCCTGATGGACACGGCCGGCCGCAGCCCGCGCGACGAAGTGAAGATTCAAGAATTGAAGTCGATGCTCTCCGAAGCCGCGGCCGACGAGGTGCATCTCGTGCTCAGCAGCACGGCTGGGGCCGCGAGCCTCGTGCGCACCGCAGGGCAATTCGCCGCGGTTGGCGCCACGACGCTGGTGCTCACGAAGCTCGACGAAGTGAACGGGCTCGGGAATCTCTTGCCGCTGTTGCGGTCCTGCAAATTGCCGCTGAGCTACGTGACCGACGGACAGAATG